Proteins encoded within one genomic window of Brassica rapa cultivar Chiifu-401-42 chromosome A09, CAAS_Brap_v3.01, whole genome shotgun sequence:
- the LOC103840840 gene encoding probable alkaline/neutral invertase D — protein MEDLRVNSQSSLSDVDDLSRLLDRPRLNIERKRSFDERSFSEMGIMDSGINSPGGRSGWETPASSTRNSFEPHPMVAEAWDALRRSLVHFRGQPVGTIAAYDHASEEVLNYDQVFVRDFVPSALAFLMNGEPEIVKNFLLMTIQIQGREKRIDRFKLGEGAMPASFKVIHDPIKKTDTVIADFGESAIGRVAPVDSGFWWIILLRAYTKSTGDLSLADTPECQKGMRLILSLCLSEGFDTFPTLLCADGCSMVDRRMGVYGYPIEIQALFFMALRSAMSMLKHDTEGKEFMERISKRLHALSFHMRSYFWLDFQQLNDIYRYKTEEYSHTAVNKFNVIPDSIPEWVFDFMPLRGGYFIGNVSPARMDFRWFALGNCVAILASLATPEQSAAIMDLIEERWEELVGEMPVKICHPAIESHEWRIVTGCDPKNTRWSYHNGGSWPVLLWLLTAACIKTGRPQIARRAIDLAESRLLKDGWPEYYDGKSGRFIGKQARKFQTWSIAGYLVAKMMLEDPSHLGMISLEEDKQTKPVIKRSHSWT, from the exons ATGGAGGATCTCCGAGTAAACTCACAAAGCTCGTTATCAGATGTGGACGACCTATCTCGGTTACTTGACCGGCCGAGGCTAAACATTGAACGCAAAAGGTCGTTCGACGAGAGGTCGTTCAGCGAAATGGGAATCATGGACAGCGGCATCAATTCTCCCGGTGGCCGGTCGGGATGGGAAACTCCAGCTTCGTCCACTAGAAACTCGTTCGAGCCTCATCCTATGGTCGCCGAGGCTTGGGATGCTCTACGCCGATCATTGGTTCACTTCCGTGGCCAACCTGTTGGTACTATCGCTGCCTACGACCATGCTTCTGAGGAAGTCTTGAACTATGACCAG gTTTTCGTAAGAGATTTTGTTCCAAGCGCACTAGCTTTTCTAATGAATGGAGAGCCAGAGATAGTCAAGAACTTTCTCCTCATGACAATTCAAATCCAAGGAAGGGAGAAAAGAATCGACAGGTTCAAGCTCGGAGAAGGCGCCATGCCTGCTAGCTTCAAGGTCATTCACGACCCGATCAAGAAAACAGACACGGTCATCGCTGACTTTGGAGAAAGTGCGATTGGAAGAGTGGCTCCGGTTGACTCAGGTTTCTGGTGGATCATTCTCCTCAGAGCCTATACCAAATCCACTGGAGACCTTTCTCTAGCTGATACACCTGAATGTCAAAAGGGTATGAGACTCATTTTGTCTCTTTGTCTCTCCGAAGGTTTTGATACTTTTCCGACATTGCTTTGCGCTGATGGCTGCTCCATGGTCGATCGAAGAATG GGGGTTTATGGATACCCGATTGAGATCCAAGCTCTCTTCTTCATGGCTCTACGATCAGCAATGTCGATGCTAAAGCACGACACTGAAGGGAAAGAGTTCATGGAGAGGATATCTAAGCGTCTACACGCGCTTAGCTTCCACATGAGAAGCTATTTCTGGCTGGACTTTCAGCAGCTCAACGACATTTACCGCTACAAGACGGAGGAGTACTCGCACACGGCTGTAAACAAGTTCAACGTCATCCCTGACTCGATCCCTGAGTGGGTCTTCGACTTCATGCCTCTCCGTGGCGGCTACTTTATAGGAAACGTTAGTCCAGCTCGTATGGACTTCAGGTGGTTCGCTCTTGGCAACTGTGTAGCCATCCTTGCTTCCTTAGCCACGCCTGAGCAGTCTGCGGCGATCATGGACTTGATCGAGGAACGGTGGGAAGAGCTGGTCGGAGAGATGCCGGTTAAGATTTGTCATCCGGCTATTGAGAGCCATGAGTGGAGGATCGTTACTGGTTGTGACCCTAAGAATACTCGGTGGAGTTACCATAACGGAGGTTCTTGGCcag TGCTTTTGTGGCTATTGACAGCAGCGTGCATAAAGACGGGACGGCCACAGATAGCGAGACGAGCCATCGACCTGGCGGAGTCACGGTTGTTGAAAGACGGTTGGCCGGAGTACTACGACGGAAAGTCGGGAAGGTTTATTGGAAAACAGGCGAGGAAGTTTCAGACATGGTCCATCGCTGGTTACTTGGTCGCCAAGATGATGTTGGAAGATCCTTCTCATCTTGGAATGATCTCCTTGGAAGAGGACAAACAGACCAAACCTGTCATTAAGAGATCTCATTCTTGGACTTGA
- the LOC117127813 gene encoding uncharacterized protein LOC117127813, with translation MLQTVHFPVDSTPPRNLTDNFTVIMQMISDMNIEEKIQTSVDTLKSQALEEAKLWFSVNKKAPSAESVTSTLRTSNSWQPPNLNLVKCNVNASWRNATAMVGAAWILRDHQGNVLFHSRDAFTPSGNRLFAELRCISWALQSIHDMSFRDVILGIDSHDAFQAISNAITWSRYRHLLDKIKDVRSAFESVIFKQESTYSNSIA, from the exons ATGCTACAGACAGTACACTTCCCAGTTGATTCTACGCCACCTCGCAATCTGACAGACAACTTTACAGTGATCATGCAGATGATATCAGATATGAATATTGAGGAAA AGATTCAAACATCGGTTGATACATTGAAAAGCCAAGCGTTAGAGGAAGCAAAGCTCTGGTTTTCTGTAAACAAGAAAGCTCCATCAGCTGAATCTGTAACATCAACATTGAGGACCTCGAATTCTTGGCAACCTCCTAATCTCAATCTTGTCAAATGCAACGTGAATGCAAGTTGGAGGAATGCAACTGCTATGGTGGGCGCTGCATGGATTCTGAGAGATCACCAGGGTAATGTTTTGTTCCACTCAAGAGATGCTTTCACTCCCTCTGGGAATAGATTATTTGCAGAGCTTAGATGTATCAGCTGGGCTCTTCAGAGTATACATGATATGAGTTTTAGAGACGTGATTTTGGGAATCGACTCCCATGATGCCTTTCAAGCGATCTCTAATGCTATAACATGGTCAAGATATCGTCATTTACTCGACAAGATCAAGGATGTGCGCTCTGCCTTTGAGTCGGTGATTTTTAAACAGGAATCAACATATTCAAATTCCATTGCATGA
- the LOC103840842 gene encoding transcription factor MYB3, whose translation MGRSPCCEKAHMNKGAWTKEEDQLLVDYIRKHGEGCWRSLPRAAGLQRCGKSCRLRWMNYLRPDLKRGNFTEEEDELIIKLHSLLGNKWSLIAGRLAGRTDNEIKNYWNTHIKRKLLSRGIDPNTHRPINESTIPPSKTTTPSLLHDESVQFDLAKPDQQQTVKPEPTVLYREEGDNNNNNCTSSGTTSDDDCVLNLELSVGPATTRSYRYESTRKTNLDSVESTGRWGSELFGAQAGVCLCCRIGFHNESCRNCRVSDARTIWESKIL comes from the exons atgggAAGGTCACCATGCTGCGAGAAAGCTCACATGAACAAAGGAGCTTGGACTAAAGAAGAAGACCAGCTTCTCGTTGATTACATCCGCAAACACGGCGAAGGCTGCTGGCGATCTCTCCCTCGAGCCGCCG GGTTGCAGAGATGTGGTAAGAGTTGTAGGTTGAGATGGATGAATTATCTAAGACCAGATCTCAAGAGAGGCAATTTCACCGAGGAAGAAGACGAACTCATCATCAAACTCCATAGCTTACTCGGTAACAA ATGGTCGTTGATTGCTGGGAGATTAGCAGGAAGGACAGACAACGAGATCAAAAACTATTGGAACACTCACATCAAGAGGAAGCTTCTCAGCCGCGGGATTGACCCAAACACGCACCGTCCGATCAACGAATCCACAATCCCTCCTTCGAAAACAACAACACCGTCACTTCTACACGACGAGTCTGTACAATTCGATTTAGCCAAACCGGATCAACAACAAACGGTTAAACCGGAACCAACGGTGCTATACCGGGAAGAGGGtgataataataacaataactGCACGAGCAGCGGAACGACTTCGGACGACGATTGTGTACTCAATTTGGAACTCTCTGTTGGTCCGGCTACTACGAGGAGTTACCGGTACGAGTCAACCCGGAAGACAAATCTTGACTCGGTCGAGTCCACTGGACGGTGGGGATCCGAGTTGTTCGGGGCTCAGGCTGGAGTGTGTTTGTGTTGTCGGATAGGGTTTCATAATGAGTCGTGTCGCAATTGTCGTGTTTCTGATGCTCGAACCATCTGGGAATCGAAAATTCTATAG